Part of the Vicia villosa cultivar HV-30 ecotype Madison, WI unplaced genomic scaffold, Vvil1.0 ctg.000939F_1_1, whole genome shotgun sequence genome is shown below.
GTTAAATACTATAGATATATCAAGGAAATTAACAAATGATACCTTTCATTTCTCCCTTAGGATTCACAATAACACCAGCATTATCTGCACACACAAGAAAACAACTCGACATGTTAACTACAGAATTTCATATTACaaaatttaagaaataaaaaCCAATATTATCAATATCTAACAAAATTTACCAGCAGACAGGTAACACAATGCAATATAAACACACATCATGCTGTTTAAAACTGGCAataacacagttgtatgcttctaTACATAGTGAATGACCAATCAGAACACAGATCACTCAACATTAAATTACAGAAGCAACCTtcaattataaataacaaaaaaaaaacaaatacaaaatcaaataataagaACATGGATCAAACTAGGGTTTACCTTCAAAGTACATGAAGACACCGTCCTTTCGGCGCCATGGTTTGCGTTGACGAACGATGACAGCCGGCAAAACCTTCTTCCTCAGATCTGGCTTTCCCTTCTTCACGGTGGCCATCACCATGTCTCCGACGCAAGCTGAAGGAAGACGGTTAAGTCTACCCTTGATCCCCTTCACGGAAATGATGTACAGATTCTTCGCTCCGGTGTTGTCAGCACAGTTCACCGTCGCAGCCACTGGAAGACCCAGCGACATGCGGAACTTGTTTCCAGCGGAACCACCGCGACCTGATCGTTCAAATCAAAGAATAAATCGTTACAAAACTATCATCAACAATGCATAATAGAGGAAATTCTTAGCGAGGATTAACAATCGGCTCTTACCTCTCTTCGACATCTTGTCGTCTCTTTTAACTAAATCTCCCAAAGAGTGAGTTTGGTTATATATATGTAGATGAAAATAGGGTTTTCAGTTGTAGGGTTTATTCGGGTTGGACCTTCAATAGCTTATTTTATTGGGCCTTCTCTTTTTATTGGCATTTCTTTTGAGATTTTATTCGGCCACCCCAACACTTTGACTTGGCACTCCCACTTATTTTCATAATATTTATAGTatctttattaaaatttaataaaaaagttcGGACGAAATATCGGGTAGAACAAGTAAAAAATCCGATAgtgtatataaaaaaatttgtatatcAAATATTTCGAAAATTTGATATGTGGAGTTATATATTGGTTTTTTTAAAAGCATCTACGTTTTTGGATTTTCTTTAATAAAGGTGAAACAAACATACATGGGAGGTTACTTAAGATAGGGTAGTTCTAAGTGCTTTCTACACAGTGGACTCTCAAAGGATGGCTCTAGGGTCAATGAAGAAAATATCTAAAGTCACGATCTTATCTGAAATTTCATCACAATAATGGCTAGTCATTtcatagaaaaaaatttaaaagatctCCGCTAGACGGGGCCTTGTACCAACCTAGTAAGATGTACTTCTCATAGGTTGGTACTATGTGATCTCCATGTCCAACATTAGGCATAGATTCTAGATAAGGTGCCTAGAGTCACAGACCTTATTCAAAATTTCGCCACAATAATGGGCTACCAATTTCGTGacaaagattctgaagaatcaactCTAGGTGGAGTCTTCGCATTCACCTAGTGAGATGTGCATCTCGTAGGCCAACACTATGAAATCTCCAATCTTAAACATTTGGTATAAGTTCTAGACAAGATTCCTAGAGTCATGGACCTTATTcgaaatttcaccaaaataatGGGCTAGCCATTTCATGACGAAGATTTCGTATAGATCTAGTCTAGGTGGAGTCTTTGTATTGATCTAGTGAAATGTGCATCTCGTAGGTTAACACTACGCAATATCTAATCTTAAACTTAAGTTTATCTTAAGCTTTGGTGTAGTGCTTCACCCAAAAGTGTGTGTAGGTGAAAGCAAAATAGAAATTTTAACCCCTTAAAATAATCAGTTCATATAGTAGATAAATATGCAAACAAACAAACGATTACCGAAGATAATAATAcaatagaaaaataatttaaaaaaaaacaataggagaaaataaaaactaaaataacacTATCGCAAAACTAGCTACACTAGGTTTGACTCTCAAATATCCCCAATGAAGTCGTCAACTGTCGCGGCGTGAAAAATATCCCAAGTGCGAAAACATTTTAATGACAATGAATTCGCCACCgaagtttatttttaaaagggaaaatatcgataaaactctTAAAGAACAAAAATATGGTCATCACAACTAAATTCAGGTTCGGGGGTAGATTATGTGCGGTGAAGACTTTAGCACCCCACGACATTCGTTGTAAACAATAGTTACCTTTAATAAGTTTTGCAACGAAGTGTTAGTCTAAGGTATGTTTGATGAAATGTTGAGTCTCGCTCTTACATATCCTCAGGTGAGATGAGGAATTCAAAGCTATGTAGTTCTTTGTAGCAAAAATTTGTGagttgattaattttaattaagaaaaaagTTCCATCACGCTAACGCATAAAAAGTTTGATCGAAAAAAGGTTTGTTTACACGGTGGCGAATAACAAAAGTTTGAGTTATTTTTGGTGGAAGACGAATATTTTTAAAGATAgatgaaattttttaataaacaaaaggtaagaataaataaataaaaataataggggtTCAATGAGTAAAATTGGAAGAGGTATATATGATAGATAAATGGGCATAGTGAAGTTGCATATCCCTATGGGAAATTGTTGCATGTCCCTAACACATGCAAGGGGAGCATCTTCAATACGgttattttgttatttgttttatcGCTCTTGTTTATTATCATTTATTAAGTCTCCCTCGTGGTTGTACATTTTTTGGATCAAGGCTGAAATCAATTTGTTATTCGTTTTAACATGCATAAAACAATGGTTATGTTTGAACTTGATCAAAATGCTTTTAGTCAATTGCATGAGTAAGTGAAATAAAAactatatgtattttttattcaagtttggtgcaaagaaaaatctcaaagtacttttaaaaacaagaaaatatgagattttgtgtgtttgattcgaatcaatcaaattaaacatatattcttattcaaatcaaattcaacagTTGTGAacaaaagatttttaaacaatttgatttgAATCGGTTTTTGCACATGATTCGAATTAAGCAATTTTTTGGTCACCTATGCTCaatgtgattcgaatcaaatttTGCACATGAATCGAATCACACAGTTTTTCATTATTTTCCATGACCGTCTGTTGCAGTTGATTCGAATCAGAATTTGTACATGATTCAAAtcacattgtctttgattcgaATTAGACATTATTCTTGATTCAAATCAAGCACGAAATGGGTCAAAGATCTAATTTCCTTTTATTCCATtcacttgctcatttgactcaaaCCATGTATTACTCTTGATTCGAATCTAACCAAATTTTACCATTCAATTTTGTACTTAATCTCAAGCACATATAAAACCTTTTGTCAACATTTTTCATATAATgaatttcataatcattttgtgatTTTCTGTGACATCAACTCTCTGTCTCATTTTGGCAAAGTTCAAAATCCTTGCATTTGAAtttctttcatcttcaaccttagtTTTGTTTATAGATCTTGATAATGAGATAATTGTGATTGATTGATGGAGACGTTGTCTTAAAACTAATCATTTTTGAAGATTGGGTAAAGATTTCCAGGTTCTTGCAAGATTGAGAGTTGTCATTGGTGCTAACAAATTCCAATGTGAAAAGAATGAGGTTCTTCTCTCCATATTGCCTTAGTAGTTACTGTGTGGAAGGATACGAATAAGGTAGAGTTCTTCTCACATCTTAAGACAATTCATCGCTCAAATAATTGGTAGGATCAAAGGGTTTATTGCTACACACGAAGGCTTGGAGCAGATTGGTGATATTGGAAAATTCTTGAAGCGTTAATTGATTAAAGATTACGCATAAGAGTTTGGTGTGAAGCTGTATACAAgtcaacattcaaatagaagatTTATTTTCTTCAGCATTATTGTAGATTAGTGATTGTATGAACTCTtagaatatttttcaaaataaaagaaaatatgcagGCTCCAATGGAAAACTATGGAAGAGTTCACGTAGACTGACACGAGGACAACAGAGTCAAAGTACTATAAATCCCggtttcttctctctctctctctctctctctctctctctctctctctctctctctctctctctctctctctctctctctctctctctgttacTCTTGCATTTAAATTCCGTAGTATATCGCATGCCTAAGTTTCCAATTCTTATAGTAGTTTATCGTCTATTCAATCGATAGTGGTTTATTGCTTAAGTTTAGGCTTTGTTGGGATTGACACCTAATCGAGATTTAATGGTGATCAAAATATGAGAAACTTGTTGAGTTTAGAATTTGCATATTGAATCATTGTATAATCACTTATCGTGAAACATACAATTGGTATCAATTGAATACCTTGTGTATCATCATTAGATCATTTGTTATATTTGTAATAAGTTGATTAAGTGCTTATGCAAAACAATTTTCATTCAAGTATAATTCTTATATTTTCGCTCTGAACATTTCCTCGTGCAACTCTGAAAACCTCCGatatttcatttttgaaaaaatcGGTTGAATCTATTTTAAAAGTCTATTCAACCACCTCCCCTTCCCAAATTGTTTTCATACcccatattctcacccaacacTTAGATCATTTAAAATGATAAAGTAGGCCCAACAACATTCTCATTTtaaaaatctaaattaattattaactataatcataaaataaaaatagggcATTTGGCTTTTCAACACACCTTAAATAATAacttttctattattatttcttaaaaaaacaaCATTTTTCTTCTCTCACGGACTCAgttctttttcttccattttcatgGTTGCATCATCACCATAAGCAAACAAACAAATGCAGAAAATCAAATTATACACGCTCGTCAActgcaacaaaacaaaaagtcacAAAAGAGAGAATAGAGAAAAAAGGACCAACCAAAAATAGAAAATGACAACAATGTGAAAATACGACGGCGAGGACGGCTTCACGGTGGAAAAGGGAACAGAAACCTCTGTTGTTAAACTTGGATAACGGTGCGGCACGACCATCCTAaaaattagaagaagaaaaaacagaACAAGTCTTATTCTAGTGACGCGGACACTAATATATTTAATACTTATAAAACTTATAAGAGTTATAACCTGAGTTATAGTTCCAAGTAACATATGAATTCAAATAACCAGATAAAATAGAAGTAGACACATGATCAAGAAAGAAATGAAGATGTGGATTACTTGTTTTCTAGATAGTCATAAATTTTTGGTTGCTATCATAGTTGATCttcttaattttatatttatagcaCTTTTGGATTCAGTTTCAAATGAACTTGAGATAGATGTTTTAGTCGACATATTTTTCTTAAACCTAAGAGTAAGtgctcctttttcttttcttgtatCTTTGACTACAATCTCAACTGATATAGTACTCGAGCTATTAGACGTTTTTGACGCAACCTCTAAGTTTTTGATAGTAGAAATCTTTTTATGAAGACGATTTCTATTTAAAACTAAAATCTCTTCCTTAAATTTATTGTTCTCAGAGACCATGGATTCATAGGAATTTTTTAGTTACTTGAATTCAATTTTGAGTAACGAAATTTTTCCCAAAGTTTCAAGAAATCAAGTAGTTAATTCTGAATGAGAGATATCCGAAAATACCTCTTTGGAGAATTCCTTTTATCATTCTAACTTTGAGTCTGCTTCATAGTTTTGAAAGCTATCCTCATCAGAAGTTGCAACATAAGCCATTAATGCCATGTtacatttttcttcttctgagTTGTCATTTGAGAGATCAGAATCATCCTAGGTTGCCATCAGCCCGTTCTTCTTATCCTTAAAGTTTCCTTTTCTGAATTATCCTTTTTTCTGGTGCTTTCTtgagctttggacattcatttatGTAGTGTCCTGACTCTTTTCATTCAAAGCACATAACTTCTTCACTCGATCTTCCTTTATCAAATGTTTATGGACGATCTTCTCTGTTTCTGTATCTTCTAAAATTGCTTTGTCTTTTCTTCCAGAGTTGCTTGACTCTTCTGGTCAGAAGAGACAACTCGTCTTCATCATCAGAAACCTCATCGTCATAATCTTCTAATTCTTCAGCTTGGAATACCTTGCTCTTTTCTGACTTAGTCCTTTCTGATTATGACCTTAgagcaattgattttcctcttttCTGATGTTCATCTTCTTATAGATCAAATTCGTGACTTTTGAGAGAGCTAACCTGCTCTTTAAGAGTTATGCTGTTCAGATCCTTTGCAAGTTTTAGCACAGTTACCATAGGTCTCCATTTTTGGGGaagacttctgatgatcttcttagcATGATCAGCAATGGTATAACTCTTGTCTAGAACCTTGAGTCCTGCGACCAAagtttgaaaccttgagaacatagTTTCAATGGtttcttcttcttccatcttgaaaTCTTCATACTTTTGAATTAAGGCCAATGCCTTAGTTTATTTAACTTGAGTATTTCCTTCACGAGTCATTCTTAAAGAATCAATAATGTCTTTTGTTGAATTTctatttgttattttctcatactcatcaTATGATATGGCAGTTAGAATGATGGTTCTagctttgtgatgattcttgaacgcACATTTTTGTTTATCATCCATTTCATTTGTGGGAATGGGAATACCAATCGCCGTAACGGGTGCTATATAACCATTTGTGACAATCTCCTAGAGATCAATATCATATCCTAGAAGGAAATTTTCTAGTATATCTTTCTAGTAGTCAAGTCTTTCTCCATCAAAGACACGAGGTTTAGCATTTTAACTACCTCTTTCATGAGTATTAGCAACGACAACCATTTGAAAATTTTTCTCACACTGGACCTCTCTACACGATTAAGTGTTTAATAAAAATCAACAAAGAGCCAGAGCACCGATGTCAATTGAAGATGGataaaaacacaagaaaaggggggtttgaattggtttTTCTTAAAAACTTTTCTATTTAGAAAGGCTTTTACAACAATCAATGAGATAGTtaagaggaagaagaaaaagaacatATTTTGTTATATAGGTTCATCTTAGAAAAGGTTAGTCCTGTCCACCTgctaaggtgatttcgccttagaaaaaaacttaatccactaatcttgaaagattataaataacctctaagagtctagaaagacaccttagTCCTCTCAAGTATACAAATTAACAACCTAGTTACTTGACGAATACAAATCTCAACAGATTTACAAATGGTAATGTTTATAAGATATTGCTTCTAAAAAGTAGATTGAAACATAAATAGTTTAGCACAAATGTTAACACAATCTATGAGCAACGACTCTTGTGTTCTTACAGATTCTTagaaattatatttctcataattgaGTGTTTAATGCAGTTTCTCTAagatctttctttctctttttctctttgaagtttTTCTGCTGAGTTTGAGAGTATAGCTTGACAGTGTTTTTTTTCTTCGTGGATTAGCAGCTTCTTCAAAAGATAGTGTCTCATATATATAGTCCCATGAAAATATTACTGTTGGGAGAGGACAAGACGAAGCTTTCCTTGAAGTAACGGTTCCAAAAAATTCGTGGGGAATAGTGAGCACACAAAAGACGAAAATGTACAATACATCCTGCAAAAGTGATAAAGGTTTGTACCATATTGCTTCTTTTGTAAGTTTCTAATCATTAATCATTTAAGATGTACTTATTATCAGAAGTAGAGAGAGCAGTGAAGAGATCGAGTAACGTAGACGTTCCAAGAGAAACAAATCTTCAGAGTAAAAAAGGAGTCTTTAGAGTTATAAGCAACAGTTTATCTAAACGACACATTCTAATTTCTGAACTGGAAGCAAGAAGCGTATCTGAACTGAAATCTGATCTTGAGTAGTCTCTTAGCTTCataacatttgtaaatattttttgtgatgagtcattcaacattcttcagaatTGCTAATGTCACCTTAGAATTGAGATGAATAGTTTTTCTAATGTGTGATGACGCTAATTCTGATTATTATTCGGACAATAATCCTAATCAACCAAAATAATGAATCGGCATACATAAGAAACTAGAGTACAAAATTGCTCCATACAAATATATGTATTGGTATCATCAAAACTTACAGATTgaatgcagaaccaaatcttgttcttacaataggcacctttgaattttaaaattcaagAGTATACTGTTTTCATAGGGTGAGTGATCAAATACCGGTAAATAACACTATTTTATAAAGGCAATTTCTCATCGTACCCTTACTCTTTCTCCCATGCCCTGTGCAAAAATTTTAAAATGCCCCAAGTTTTCGGATATACATCTTCAAATGCACCAAATTTCTATTTTAACCACAAGttaattcgaagatgcatcttcgaaggGCTTTGTGGGGTGTGTTCTGAGATACATCTTCGAatacacatttttttttaaattaaaaaaactaattcgAAGATGTGTCTCTGAATTAGGTGAGCATAATTAAAGCCTTTCCTCTTCTCCTTCTTCATTTTttagaaattcaaaagtttctctCTACCTCACTCTACCGATTTCCAGTGACTACTCAAGGTCAAGTTTTGAAGCAACTTGTATCTTGTCATTCCCAACTCCCTATAACTATTGCATTCAACATCTGAGCACTTTACACTTCCATCAACACATTTTTGAATAAGTTTCTCATTtagcttattttaattttttattaatgtattagcTCAAATAGGTTAATTTAATGCATTAGATGACATTAGCATTTCAAATAGTTTATGTATAGACTCTATTTATATAATTCGGATGGGTTTAGATGAGATTGGATGGCTAAGATAGTTTCAGAAGCAATTTTGTCACTGAAGATGAATAGAGCTTTTTTTTGGAGGTGTATCTCCGAAGTGTTTAACTTCAGATTTTCTGAGTTacgtcttcaaactctttcctTCCTCATATACTAATCTCTTTGCTTCCTCAGCATAATGACATCGTCCTGATGCCATACATTATTCACCAGGAAAGAATCCATTTGGCCATATTTCCTTATACTCTAGATGGTTGACATATGTGACTAATATCATGTGCAGGTATCTGTccgagcggtgcatgcggcagtttagATACGTGCATATCATTCCGAGGTTCCCCTCCAGGTTTCTCCGATAAATATTGTCTGTAGAGAGGTGGATGACATTCTGGCGAATTTTGATAGTCTTCTAGTATCAGTGGAGCATCGGAGTCATGAAGCCACATATCAATAAAGTTATGTTCAGGGTTACATGACTTGATTCTATAATGTGTCACACCCTTACTTGACACAAGACGCTAATGGACGTCCACCCAGGCCTGCTCGTGAGGAGATCCTAGAGAATGAGCAAGTTAGGGATGATCATGTCATTGATGTCTTACCGATTTGTCGGAATATTATGCATACTACACGCGAGGGCATTGACTATGGGTCGTTTGAGAGAGGTGGCGATAAAGCGGTTACCCTAGCACGTTCCATCCTTACTGAGGCACGAAATGCCTAGGGTTACCGTAGGCAAATGAGGAGTAGGGGTGTTATGATCAGATATATTCAGTATACTATGATTttgattgtattttatttatttttcatcgaCTTAAAGAACAATTGTTGTACTATTATATTCGATTTCTATAATATTCAATTTTATTAACGTATTATTGTGTTCTATAATATTCGTTTTTATTAATCATTGAAATAAATAATGGCAATTTTAATCGATTTAAAATTAGTTTGGATTAAAAGTAATAAAATCTTAGTAAACTAGTTCTGAAAAAAACACAGAGAcaataattcggagatgcatctccgaattaactcTACACATAGTTCGAAGATGTATATGTGAATTTACTCTTCGAGTGTATACGATACGAAGATGcatctttaaattaaatttaagcaaaaaaattatattgatgCATCCAAAGATGAATCTCCGAATTCATCTAAGtatattttgggattttcaaaGGTGTCCCATTTTTCGGAGGGCATTTTGTTGGGCCAACTAATTTTTTTTAGTCAAAACGGCCCATATTCCGTAGTTTCACGCCTCACAAACAATGTCGTTGTTGTGCGCTTCTCCCCCTTCCTCCCATCAATTCATCGTCATTTCTCCGGCAACCGCTTCCCATAACCGGAGACTCACCGTGAGTCACGCCACCCGTCCTCGCCTGAGGATGTCACTcgacaacaacaataaaaacaacTCTAACAGTAATTCCTCTTCCCTACTAAGTGCAGTGACCAACCTTCTATGGGGTCGGTCCCTCCCGCCAGGGCTTCTCGTCACCACCGTGCGCACCGCCTGGAACTCCACGTGGCAGCTTATGATGTCACAGCTCGCCCCCTCTGACCCCACCGGCGGGTATTCAAGACCCGCTTCTAAATTCCGATTCTCCGGTCCTCCACCCAACGGTCTCCACCTCTACGTTGGCCTGCCATGCCCGTGGGCCCACCGTACTCTCATAGTACGCGCACTTAAAGGCTTAGAAGATGCCGTGCCGGTGTCAGTTGCGTCTCCCGGCATGGACGGGTCGTGGGAATTTAAACGGGTCGGTGGTGTGGATACGGGTCTGGTAATTAGTCCTAGTTTGGATAAAGCGAATGGTTGCAAGACTTTGAAGGAAGTTTATAGGCTTCGAAGAGGTGGGTATGATGGAAGATCCACAGTGCCAATGTTGTGGAGTAAAGAATCCAAAGATGTTATATGTAATGAAAGTTATGATATTATTCAATTGTTTAATTCCGGGTTAAACGGGTTGGCCCGTAACCCGGATTTGGATCTTTCACCGCCTGAATTAAAGGATAAGATTGAAGAATGGTATCAACTGATATATCCAAATGTGAATAATGGTGTTTATAGGTAAGGAATTGAGACTTGTATGATAACTATTGCCTCTTTTTTTCAATTGAATTAGTTATTTATGCAATTTGCATTGCAGGTGCGGCTTTGCTCAGAGCCAAGAAGCATATGATAGAGCGGTAAATGAGTTATTTTGTACATTGGATAAGTTGGAGGATCACTTGTCAAATTCTCGTTACTTGTGTGGAGACACGCTCACACTGGTTGATATATGTCTGTTTACTACTTTAATCCGGTTTGATATTGCTTATAATGTTCTGTTTAAATGCACCAAGAAGAAGTTGTACGAGTATACTAACTTACATGCCTACATGCGTGACATTTATCAGGTGATTGTTTTGCCCAAACATGTTTAGATTTAGCCATTGTGTTGTTCAATTACTAAGATAGTGTGTGTTTTGTGCCTTTGACAGATTCCTAAAGTCGCaaacacttgtaattttcaagAAATCATGGATGGTTACTACAAAACTCTTTTTCCTCTCAATCCAGGGGGAATTAGACCAGTGATACCTTCAACTTCAGATCATGAAATTCTTTACAGGCCTCATGGCAGGGAATCCCTTTCATCATCAACTAAACCGGTGTAGTGAACGAATCCTTCATCCGATGGTTCTTATTCTGTATGTAAGAGGATGATAATCTACAATTTAAAGCTTTTAGGCATTGCAAGTAGTATACAGCAAGCATACTTATTAAAAAGAGTTATCGTGTACTGTTTATACCAATTTTTTAATGACATCATGTTCTGTTTACGTACTTTGTAATGTGAGATTTTATCAATTTGCACCTAGAGCCAAAATTTGCACCTTTTGCTACTCACCAATCTTTCATCTCTGGCTGAGCCCCAGCTCAAATCAAATGACTCTTCTGAAGATCATTTCAGTTGTACCAGAATGACGTTTCATTGGCACTTAAAAATTACTATATATTTTGTTGATGTAAAAGGAAAAATGGTTAAATGTAAAAGGAAAAGTCCAAAATCAAGAAACATACACTAATAATAATTTGCAACATGATATTTTGTTGATGTACGATTAAGGTTTAAGGTTACAAAGCCTTACGATTACAGCAGTTACATATATCTTCACAAATCCCAAACTGAAGATACAAGTATCTTAACTAAGGACCAAAACGAAGGTTAATCCACTTGTCTTTTTTGGAAAACACTGTCTAAACTTAACAAAACTGTACAAAGTAACTACTGCCCAACCACCATGGGTAAGATCCCTGAAGCAGGTTGGGTCTTGTCACGGATAAAAACCATCAAATGGATCCTGAAACAAAGAACAAAAACTAATTATGCAAATCTCACATCAATAATGGCAAGTTTGTTGGTGTCTGCATGCATGTTGTGTGAATGGATGTAGCCAATGGAAGAGTTCCACTAAAATGGATGTAGCCAATGGAAGA
Proteins encoded:
- the LOC131632390 gene encoding large ribosomal subunit protein uL14x/uL14z/uL14y, which codes for MSKRGRGGSAGNKFRMSLGLPVAATVNCADNTGAKNLYIISVKGIKGRLNRLPSACVGDMVMATVKKGKPDLRKKVLPAVIVRQRKPWRRKDGVFMYFEDNAGVIVNPKGEMKGSAITGPIGKECADLWPRIASAANAIV
- the LOC131632394 gene encoding uncharacterized protein LOC131632394, which codes for MSLLCASPPSSHQFIVISPATASHNRRLTVSHATRPRLRMSLDNNNKNNSNSNSSSLLSAVTNLLWGRSLPPGLLVTTVRTAWNSTWQLMMSQLAPSDPTGGYSRPASKFRFSGPPPNGLHLYVGLPCPWAHRTLIVRALKGLEDAVPVSVASPGMDGSWEFKRVGGVDTGLVISPSLDKANGCKTLKEVYRLRRGGYDGRSTVPMLWSKESKDVICNESYDIIQLFNSGLNGLARNPDLDLSPPELKDKIEEWYQLIYPNVNNGVYRCGFAQSQEAYDRAVNELFCTLDKLEDHLSNSRYLCGDTLTLVDICLFTTLIRFDIAYNVLFKCTKKKLYEYTNLHAYMRDIYQIPKVANTCNFQEIMDGYYKTLFPLNPGGIRPVIPSTSDHEILYRPHGRESLSSSTKPV